A stretch of Schistocerca cancellata isolate TAMUIC-IGC-003103 chromosome 3, iqSchCanc2.1, whole genome shotgun sequence DNA encodes these proteins:
- the LOC126175955 gene encoding 40S ribosomal protein S2 — protein MADAAPAGGRGGFRGGFGSRGGRGGPRGRGRGRGRGRGRGGKETEKEWVPVTKLGRLVKDGKIRSLEEIYLFSLPIKEFEIIDFFLGTSLKDEVLKIMPVQKQTRAGQRTRFKAFVAIGDSNGHIGLGVKCSKEVATAIRGAIVLAKLSVVPVRRGYWGNKIGKPHTVPCKVTGKCGSVQVRLIPAPRGTGIVSAPVPKKLLQMAGIEDCYTSARGSTGTLGNFAKATYAAIAKTYAYLTPDLWKEEPLTKTPYEEFADYLYKNNRPVAGSNPQRDV, from the exons ATGGCGGACGCTGCTCCAGCCGGTGGACGAGGGGGTTTTCGTGGTGGTTTTGGTTCCAGAGGTGGTCGTGGAGGCCCAAGGGGTCGTGGTCGTGGTAGAGGACGTGGCAGGGGCCGTGGAGGCAAAGAAACTGAGAAGGAATGGGTGCCTGTTACCAAGCTGGGTCGATTGGTGAAGGATGGGAAAATACGCTCACTTGAGGAAATATACCTGTTCTCACTGCCGATTAAG GAGTTTGAAATAATTGATTTCTTCCTTGGCACCTCTTTGAAAGATGAAGTTCTTAAAATCATGCCAGTACAGAAGCAGACTCGTGCTGGTCAGAGGACAAGATTCAAAGCATTTGTTG CTATTGGTGACTCTAATGGGCACATTGGGCTTGGTGTGAAGTGTTCCAAGGAAGTTGCTACAGCTATTCGTGGAGCAATTGTTCTTGCAAAGCTGTCTGTTGTGCCAGTTCGAAGAGGTTACTGGGGTAACAAGATTGGAAAACCACACACAGTGCCTTGCAAG GTCACAGGAAAATGTGGCTCTGTTCAGGTGCGTCTCATTCCAGCACCTCGTGGTACAGGTATTGTGTCAGCACCAGTACCAAAGAAGCTCTTGCAGATGGCAGGTATTGAAGATTGCTATACATCAGCTCGTGGTTCAACTGGAACCCTAGGAAACTTCG CTAAGGCAACGTATGCTGCTATTGCAAAAACGTACGCATACCTGACTCCAGATTTGTGGAAAGAGGAGCCACTCACGAAGACACCCTACGAGGAATTTGCAGATTACTTATACAAGAATAATCGCCctgttgcaggttccaatcctcagCGTGATGTATAA